CGTTTGTGTTTCTTCCCAGCGCTCGATGGGCTTGTTCAGTAGCGCACCGGTCTGACGCGCCAGGCTCGGTAGCACCGGCGCCAGGTACACGACCAGTTGGCGGAACAAATTCAGCGCCACCGTGCAGACTTCTTGCAATTCGGCCGCGCGCGCGGGGTCTTTGCGCAGGTTCCACGGCTCGCGCTCTTCGACGTATTTGTTGGCCTGATCGGCCAGGGCCATGATCGCGCGCATCGCCCGGTTGTAATCGCACGCGTCGTAGGCTGCGGCAATTTCTTCGCCGGCCGCCGCGGCCGCGGCAAAGCGGCCACCATCGTCCGGGTATTTGGCGGCCAGGCCCGTCGCTTCGACGAAGCGCGCGGTGCGACTGGCGAGGTTCACCACCTTGCCGACCAGGTCGCTGTTGATCTTGGTCACGAACTCGTCGAGGTTCATGTCCAGGTCATCGAGCTTCGGCGTCAGCTTCGAGGCGTAGTAATAGCGCAAGTACGCCGGATCGAGATATTCCAGATACGTCGCCGCACGGACAAACGTCCCGCGCCGCTTCGACATCTTCTCGCCGTTGACGGTCAAGAAGCCGTGAATGTGGATCATCCGCGGCAGGTTGAAGCCCGACGCCTCGAGCATCACCGGCCAGAACAAGGTGTG
The nucleotide sequence above comes from Pirellulales bacterium. Encoded proteins:
- the metG gene encoding methionine--tRNA ligase subunit beta, which encodes HTLFWPVMLEASGFNLPRMIHIHGFLTVNGEKMSKRRGTFVRAATYLEYLDPAYLRYYYASKLTPKLDDLDMNLDEFVTKINSDLVGKVVNLASRTARFVEATGLAAKYPDDGGRFAAAAAAGEEIAAAYDACDYNRAMRAIMALADQANKYVEEREPWNLRKDPARAAELQEVCTVALNLFRQLVVYLAPVLPSLARQTGALLNKPIERWEETQTPLVGAKVSRFEHLMKRVEPAQVEAMINASREEAPGGKDAASAAEAAGTPAATENTLPVDGPEPLAAEPLAPTITFDEFSKVDLRVARVVAAQEVTKSKKLLQLTVSLGGEERRNIFAGIKEAYTPEQLVGRLVIIAANLEPRKMTFGVSEGMVVASGPGGREVFVLSPDAGALPGQRIH